The sequence below is a genomic window from Flavobacterium sediminilitoris.
TGATTTAATAGTTTATAAAACAATGCAACTTTTTCTATTAAAACACATTTTATTACTCTTAATCAATATTCCAATAGCTCTTTTTTATCTGTATTCAGTATTCAAATCGTTTACGAATCAATTATTTAACTTTTAAAAACAATAATCATGGAAAATCAAACACCATCACAAAATCCGAACTCTGTTTCAAAATTCTCTTTTTTTCAAAGTAATACTGCCAAAATGATAATGGTAGGAATACTTTCTTTATTTTTATTAATTCCGTTAAATTTAGTTCAAAGTCTTATTCGAGAGCGTTCTCAACGAAAAAATGAGGTAACGAAAGAAATTACTCAATTATGGGGAAACGATATTCTATTCTATGGTCCTATTCTTAAAGTTCCATACAAAACATATTCTGAAACTGCGGTTGTAGATGATAAAACAAAAGTGACAACTATTCAAAAACAAGCACATTTAGAATATGCCTATTTCTTTCCTAGCGAATTAAATAATAAAACGAATATTGAAAAAGTCGATCAATTAAAAAGAAGCTTATATAATCCTATTGTTTTTAAGGCTAATATAAAGTTTAATGGTACTTTTCAAGATGTTTCATTTGATAAAATTTCGGTTAATGAAGAAGATGTTCTTTGGGACAAAGCAACTATATTAATTAAAACCACTAACCTAAAAAGCATTAAAAGTGATTTAAAAATAAATATTAATACAAATGATTATAGTTTAGAGTCAAAAAGTGACGAAGACAATTATTTTGGTACATTAGAAACAAATTCGTTTGTTTATAAATCAAATGAAAAACTTACTTTTTCATTTGAAATGAATTATAATGGAAGTAATAGTTTACAGTTTATTCCTGTGGGAAAAACGACAACTACATCAATCGATGCAAATTGGGATTCACCTAGTTTCATTGGTAATTTTGCTGCAAGCGACACAACTAAGAAAGTGACAACTAAAAATTTTCATGCTGATTGGAAAATATTGCACATTAACAGACCATTTTCTCAACAATACACTGAAAAAATTCCTAATTTAAAAGGGTATTCTTATGGTGTTAAGTTGATTGAGCCAGTAGATGAATATCAACAAAATGAACGTGCTTCAAAGTATGGCTTTTTAGTTATTGGGCTAACTTTTCTTATTTTCTTTTTAATTCAAACTATTAGCAAAAAAAGTATTCATATTTTCCAATACACTATGATAGGTTTGGCTTTAATCATGTTTTATACTTTATTAATCTCTATCACAGAACATTCTAGTTTCACAATAGCTTATATTATAGCTTCAAGTGCTGTTATTATCATGCTTCTACTCTATTCTTTTTCTGTTTTAAAAGAGAAAAAATTTCCATTCTTCATTAGCATATCTCTTTTAATTTTGTATAGTTTCATATTTGTAATAATTCAATTAGAAAATTATGCTCTACTAGTAGGAAGTATTGGCTTATTCTTTATTCTTGGAGCAGTTATGTATTTCTCAAGAAAAATAGATTGGAATACTAATTAAAAACAAATCATATGAATACACTACATTTTTCGAATGCCTTAAAATTTGCTATCGCTGGAGCAGTTTTAGCATTAGTTTTAATTTCAATATTAGTTTTTACAGTACCAAATCCAAATCCTGAATGGGGCAAATATTGGTACATAAAACCTTTACTTATTACACCCTTTATTACTTCTATTGGCGGTGTGTGCTTCTATTTTATAAATACTAAGAAGACCCAATCCAGACTTTTGAATTTACTTATATTTTTAAGTAGTGTTTTGGTACTCTTCTTCTTTCTTTGGATTGGAACAGTTTTAGGTTTAGATGGTACCCTTTGGAATTAAAAAAATCCTGATTACTACAACGTAATCAGGATTTTATATTTAATTTATAAAAGAAATTATTCTTTATCGTCTACAAAATCTTGTAAATAAGCAAATCGTGGTGTTAATTTACCATTCTCAGTTACTTTGGCTCTTGCCAAAACACCATCAGCATCTTCATTGTAAAAAGCTGGAATGACATGTTTTAAGAACATAACTCCAAATCCTTCACTAGCATCTTTAGGTAATTCACATGGAAGATTGTCAACTGCCATTACCCATATAGCTGCTGGATGAGTCAAAGCTACTTCTTTATGTTCACTTGGTAAATACCCATAAACTGGATTTGCTATTGTACTAGGTTTAATAGTACATGCAATTGGTCCATCAATATCACAAGAAATATCGGCTACAACCTTTAATTTACATTTTGATGATCGTAGCATTTGGTTTGATAAAATAACAGGAGCATCATTTCCATAAAAATGTCCAGCGATAAACATATCTGAAACTTCAGCAAAACGCTCAAAATTAGATTCATATTCAGATGAATTAATATAAAAATCTTTTTTATCTAAAATTTGCCCATCTTTTCTCTTGTTATAATCTAAAACATCAATAAAAGTGTATACTGGTTCTGTATATGTTTTAGTTAAGTAATGCTCTACTGTTACTTGTTTAATTTTCATTGCATCAAGCATTTCCTTTGCTCCATGGGCTACTTTCCCGTTTCCTGTCAATACAATTTTTATATTAGGTAAATGATTTCTTTTTAAACGTTCAATCAGAGCTTTTTGATCTGGCAAATCTTCTGCTTTTGCTAAATTAAATAATTCATATTTCATTCCAAAAGCTCTAATACCGTTATAAGCCCCTACAATTCCCGCATAACGACCGAAACCTATTAACCTACCATTATCTTTATCTACAATGGTTTCATGATCGTATAATTCAATATTCTTTTCTAAAACTGCTCTTAATAATTTCCTGTTATAAGGCTGCTTTTTTATAGTATGCGAAAAGAAAAAGTATTTTTTATTTGGGATTAATGATTCTATTGGCACTTCTTTTACTCCTAATAATACATCACAATCCTCTAAATTTTCTGAAACATTAAAACCTTTTTCTTTATATTTATCATCAGAAAACACTCTAATATCAGAAGATTCAACAATTATTTCAGCTTTTGGAAATTGAGTGATAAAATTAGACAACTCATCTGGTGAAAATACGACACGTCTATCTGGTGGATTTTTACGTTCTTTAATAATTCCGAATTTCATTTGTTAATTTTATATCAAGATTATATTAATAATGTTACAAATATAACTTTATGAATCTCTAAAAACAAGATTGTTTTTTCAAAAAAAACAATGTACTTTTGCGTAACTTTAAAATCATCTTTATTATTATAGATTTTTTTAAATTAAACTTGGGGTCGACTGGTTTTGACAGCGAGTGGAATTGAGAAGTAAGCACGTCGAGAACTGGAACAATTCTCGTTAATAAATGGTTCTAAACTTTTAAACGGCGAAAATAATTACGCTTTAGCTGCTTAATCTGAATTATAGTAAGATTTGCCTAGTCCCAACCAGGTTGGGAAGCTAGATTCACCTCGAAATCCTTGGTTTATGGAGTTTGATTTAGGTGAACCGTAAAAGTAAACCTAGAAACGGTAATGCTTTAAATCCGTTTTGAAAATGTAAAGCTAAGCAAAAAGTGGCTGTTTTTGGTCTTGCTTTTTGTCGAAAATTTAAACAAAAACTAAACGCGTAGAAAGCTCTTCGATTGCTTGTTTGGACGAGAGTTCGATTCTCTCCGACTCCACAAAAAAACCTGTAAAACACTTATTTTACAGGTTTTTTTATTTTCTTCCTCTAAAAAATCATTAACTAAAATCTATTGAAATCAATAACATTATTCTTTTAAATAAAAAACGACATAAACATCAAAAAACTCCTTTTCTCCCCTCAGTTAACTACAAAGAGAAGGTATTAAAAGACTAAACTCACCTTTCAGAAGAGCATTCGTAGGATCAGAAGACCGTAAGAAGCTGTCCCAAGACCATTTTCAGGCTAAAATTGACGTACTAAAAACTTTCCCAATACTTTTAGTAGTGCTAGAAATATAAAAAAAATTAAGTTTGTATCCATACATTCCATTTAGAAGAATAAAAAGCAACCTTTATTAATCAATATTCACATTTAACAGAAGACAGAATATCCCCTTTAAAGTGTTTATTTATATCATTTTAGCTAATATTTAAACTTTTATCAGTAGTTTAGGTACAACAAAACAAATAAATACATCATAGCAATAAACACTACTATACGCATCCAAATTGGAGGCGAATATCTTACGCGATTTTCTAAGTTAGTGATATATTAAAAAGTGCATACACATCACACTTTTTCATTATTACAACCTTTACCAAAAGAATTTGTAAGTCAAGCAATAGATAAATCACAAAGCTATATTGGTCAAACCATAAAAATTGAGATACAACCTTCAACTTTAAGAACATCATCGCCATTTTGTTTAATGGGATAATAACAGAAGTACAAATGATTCGTACTTCGGGAGCAACAGGAGGAATCATAATCAATGACTATAGTCCAACCATTGTAATGGAAGGAACACCAAAAACACAATCTTTGTCAGACGATTCTTTGTCAGATATCATAAAAAAAATCACAGGCAGCTATCCTCAAAGAGAGCTGCAACCGACAGTTGATATAAAAAACGATACAAGTTTGCCTTATGTAGTGCAATACAGAGAAAGTCAATGCTACAGAAGTAAATTATCAGCAGAAAGCTATTCTAAAGAATGATAACCCTGTAGATTGTTAATAAAATATTTTATACGAAAAATTAACACCTAACAACTCCTCACACCATCCTCAAACTCGTTATCCAAACAACGGACTTAACCCTCAACAAATTCCACAAACAAAATTATTGAACATTAATAATTCACCATCAACAATTAGCCTTATTCTACTATCTCAAAAGGCATACCAAAAACTAATAAAAACCTTTTTTTGACCGGTTGTAACTGGTTTTGACTTAATTTGACAGGTTATGACGTATACTGATGTATTAAAAGCGGTTAAATAAGGGTTTTGTTCGGAAGTTGTTCGGAAGCGCTGCGGACGAGTAGTACTAAACAGGCACTTTTTCGCAACAATCTCCGAACGAAACTGCTACCAAACTGCTACCAAACCTAAAAAAATAGTGATTAGTGATAGTGAAAATTAGGAATTAAGAGTTAGAAATGCCTCAAAATAGTGTTATTGATTTTAATGAAAACTGAATGCTTTGAACTTTTCAACTTTGAATTAGAAAAAAATACCCTCGAATATGGTTTCCCATAAGATAACTATTTTTATCTATGCTAAATTTTGGCTTGG
It includes:
- the creD gene encoding cell envelope integrity protein CreD, producing MENQTPSQNPNSVSKFSFFQSNTAKMIMVGILSLFLLIPLNLVQSLIRERSQRKNEVTKEITQLWGNDILFYGPILKVPYKTYSETAVVDDKTKVTTIQKQAHLEYAYFFPSELNNKTNIEKVDQLKRSLYNPIVFKANIKFNGTFQDVSFDKISVNEEDVLWDKATILIKTTNLKSIKSDLKININTNDYSLESKSDEDNYFGTLETNSFVYKSNEKLTFSFEMNYNGSNSLQFIPVGKTTTTSIDANWDSPSFIGNFAASDTTKKVTTKNFHADWKILHINRPFSQQYTEKIPNLKGYSYGVKLIEPVDEYQQNERASKYGFLVIGLTFLIFFLIQTISKKSIHIFQYTMIGLALIMFYTLLISITEHSSFTIAYIIASSAVIIMLLLYSFSVLKEKKFPFFISISLLILYSFIFVIIQLENYALLVGSIGLFFILGAVMYFSRKIDWNTN
- a CDS encoding NAD(P)-dependent oxidoreductase: MKFGIIKERKNPPDRRVVFSPDELSNFITQFPKAEIIVESSDIRVFSDDKYKEKGFNVSENLEDCDVLLGVKEVPIESLIPNKKYFFFSHTIKKQPYNRKLLRAVLEKNIELYDHETIVDKDNGRLIGFGRYAGIVGAYNGIRAFGMKYELFNLAKAEDLPDQKALIERLKRNHLPNIKIVLTGNGKVAHGAKEMLDAMKIKQVTVEHYLTKTYTEPVYTFIDVLDYNKRKDGQILDKKDFYINSSEYESNFERFAEVSDMFIAGHFYGNDAPVILSNQMLRSSKCKLKVVADISCDIDGPIACTIKPSTIANPVYGYLPSEHKEVALTHPAAIWVMAVDNLPCELPKDASEGFGVMFLKHVIPAFYNEDADGVLARAKVTENGKLTPRFAYLQDFVDDKE